DNA from bacterium:
ATGGCGCGTTCGCCAGTCATGTCGCGGTGCCTGTCTCGAACCTGCACCGGGTTCCCGCCGCCGTCCCCGACGAAGCTGCCGTCTTCACCGAACCGCTTGCAGCGGCATTCGAGATCCTGGAGCAACTCGAGGTGAACCCGGGCATGAACTGCATCGTCCTCGGAGACGGAAAGCTGGGCCTGCTCGTCGCCCAGGTCATCGCGGGAACGGGCGCGCGGGTAACCGCGGTAGGGCGACACCCGGAGAAGCTCGCTTGCCTCGAAGGCCGCGGCGTAGAAACCTGCCGGGCGGAGGCCTTCGACCCGGCGTCCGCGAATGCCGACCTGGTCGTCGAAGCGACTGGCAGCCCCCTCGGCTTCGAACAGGCCATCGCCGCCACGCAACCCCGAGGCAGCCTTGTGCTGAAGAGCACCGTGGCCGAGCGGCTTCAGCTCGATCTGGCACCCCTCGTCATCAACGAGATCCAGGTCATCGGCTCTCGTTGCGGCCCGTTCGCACCGGCCCTCGACGCATTGAGTCTGGGCAGCGTCAGCGTCGCTCCCCTCGTGGCGGAGACTTTTCCGCTCGCCCGCGCGACCCAGGCACTCTCGCGAGCAGGCGATCCCGGCGTCCTCAAGATACTGATCGACTGCAGCTAGTCCCTTGTATCGACCA
Protein-coding regions in this window:
- a CDS encoding alcohol dehydrogenase catalytic domain-containing protein; protein product: MKALYFDGRRATLEERQEPEAGDGMALVRVNLAGVCNTDLEIARGYMGFQGILGHEFVGVVETGPSDWCGERVVGEINFSCGACHRCRMGLGRHCATRRVMGILEADGAFASHVAVPVSNLHRVPAAVPDEAAVFTEPLAAAFEILEQLEVNPGMNCIVLGDGKLGLLVAQVIAGTGARVTAVGRHPEKLACLEGRGVETCRAEAFDPASANADLVVEATGSPLGFEQAIAATQPRGSLVLKSTVAERLQLDLAPLVINEIQVIGSRCGPFAPALDALSLGSVSVAPLVAETFPLARATQALSRAGDPGVLKILIDCS